The proteins below are encoded in one region of Streptomyces sp. NBC_00490:
- the qcrA gene encoding cytochrome bc1 complex Rieske iron-sulfur subunit, with translation MSSQDIPEENENLPAEQEAHGAVGVADDKNPFADPGLPPHEHRVQDIDEVAARRSERVVAFLFTLSMLATVAFIASYVAVPHDKAIFVFPIGHINALNFALGLTLGVALFSIGAGAVHWARTLMSDEEMVDERHPISAPAEVREKVFEDFKAGTKESAIGRRKLIRNTMLGALTLVPLSGVVLLRDLGPLPGTKLRHTMWKKGLLLVNMNTNEPLRPSDIAVGSLTFAKPDGLEEDDHEFQTEIAKAALMIVRLQPEDIKDKRELEWSHEGIVAYSKICTHVGCPISLYEQQTHHVLCPCHQSTFDLSDGARVIFGPAGHALPQLRIAVNDEGYLEAQGDFEEPVGPAFWERG, from the coding sequence ATGAGTAGCCAAGACATTCCGGAAGAGAACGAGAACCTGCCCGCAGAGCAGGAAGCCCATGGTGCGGTAGGCGTCGCGGACGACAAGAACCCGTTCGCCGACCCCGGCCTGCCGCCCCACGAGCACCGCGTCCAGGACATCGACGAGGTGGCCGCCCGGCGCTCCGAGCGCGTGGTCGCCTTCCTGTTCACGCTGTCGATGCTGGCCACGGTCGCCTTCATCGCCTCGTACGTGGCGGTGCCGCACGACAAGGCGATCTTCGTCTTCCCGATCGGTCACATCAACGCGCTGAACTTCGCGCTCGGTCTGACCCTCGGTGTGGCGCTCTTCTCGATCGGCGCGGGCGCGGTCCACTGGGCCCGCACGCTGATGTCCGACGAGGAGATGGTCGACGAGCGGCACCCGATCTCGGCCCCTGCCGAGGTCCGCGAGAAGGTCTTCGAAGACTTCAAGGCGGGCACCAAGGAGTCCGCGATCGGCCGTCGCAAGCTGATCCGCAACACGATGCTCGGTGCGCTCACCCTGGTGCCGCTGTCCGGAGTCGTGCTGCTGCGCGACCTCGGCCCGCTGCCCGGGACCAAGCTCCGCCACACCATGTGGAAGAAGGGGCTGCTGCTCGTCAACATGAACACCAACGAGCCGCTGCGCCCCTCGGACATCGCCGTCGGTTCGCTCACCTTCGCCAAGCCCGACGGCCTGGAGGAGGACGACCACGAATTCCAGACGGAGATCGCCAAGGCGGCCCTGATGATCGTCCGGCTCCAGCCGGAGGACATCAAGGACAAGCGCGAGCTCGAGTGGTCGCACGAGGGCATCGTCGCGTACTCGAAGATCTGCACCCACGTCGGTTGCCCGATCTCCCTGTACGAGCAGCAGACGCACCACGTGCTCTGCCCCTGCCACCAGTCCACCTTCGACCTCTCCGACGGCGCCCGAGTGATCTTCGGCCCTGCCGGTCACGCCCTGCCGCAGCTGCGCATCGCCGTGAACGACGAGGGCTACCTCGAAGCGCAGGGCGACTTCGAAGAGCCTGTCGGTCCTGCCTTCTGGGAGCGCGGATGA
- the qcrC gene encoding cytochrome bc1 complex diheme cytochrome c subunit yields the protein MKKLSARRRHPLAAVVVLLLALAATGGLYAAFAPADKAQADETAQSLTIEEGKKLYAVGCASCHGTGGQGTTDGPSLVGVGAAAVDFQVGTGRMPAQQPGAQVPKKKVIYTQAEIDQLAAYVSSLGAGPAIPTKNEYSPDGADIAKGGELFRTNCAQCHNFTGKGGALTHGKFAPSLEGVDPKHIYEAMQTGPQNMPSFPDTTLSEQNKQDIIAYLDAVNGEDTESPGGLELGGLGPVSEGLFAWVFGLGALIAVAVWLAARTAKAKKS from the coding sequence GTGAAAAAGCTCTCCGCACGACGACGCCATCCGCTGGCGGCGGTCGTCGTCCTACTCCTCGCGCTGGCGGCCACCGGGGGGCTGTACGCCGCGTTCGCGCCGGCGGACAAGGCGCAGGCCGATGAGACCGCCCAGTCCCTCACCATCGAGGAGGGCAAGAAGCTGTACGCCGTGGGCTGCGCAAGCTGCCACGGCACCGGTGGTCAGGGCACCACCGACGGCCCGAGCCTCGTGGGTGTGGGCGCCGCGGCCGTCGACTTCCAGGTCGGCACCGGCCGTATGCCGGCCCAGCAGCCCGGCGCGCAGGTCCCGAAGAAGAAGGTCATCTACACGCAGGCCGAGATCGACCAGCTCGCCGCGTACGTCTCCTCGCTGGGTGCCGGTCCGGCCATCCCGACGAAGAACGAGTACAGCCCGGACGGAGCGGACATCGCCAAGGGTGGCGAGCTGTTCCGCACCAACTGCGCGCAGTGCCACAACTTCACCGGCAAGGGTGGCGCGCTGACGCACGGCAAGTTCGCGCCGAGCCTCGAGGGCGTCGACCCGAAGCACATCTACGAGGCCATGCAGACCGGCCCGCAGAACATGCCGTCGTTCCCCGACACCACCCTGTCGGAGCAGAACAAGCAGGACATCATCGCGTACCTCGACGCGGTCAACGGGGAGGACACCGAGAGCCCCGGCGGCCTCGAACTGGGCGGACTCGGTCCGGTCAGCGAGGGTCTGTTCGCGTGGGTGTTCGGACTCGGTGCGCTCATCGCGGTTGCCGTCTGGCTCGCCGCCCGGACCGCAAAGGCCAAGAAGTCATGA
- the ctaE gene encoding aa3-type cytochrome oxidase subunit III codes for MSVVATATTVETGHAHPSVNRPNLTSVGTIIWLSSELMFFAALFAMYFTLRSVTGPEFWKEKADFLNLPFSATNTTILVLSSLTCQLGVFAAERGDVKKLRMWFIVTFVMGAIFIGGQVYEYTELVKHEGLSLSSDPYGSVFYLTTGFHGLHVTGGLIAFLFVLGRTYAAKRFTHEQATAAIVVSYYWHFVDVVWIGLFATIYLIK; via the coding sequence ATGTCGGTCGTGGCGACAGCAACGACAGTAGAAACCGGGCACGCGCACCCGTCGGTCAACCGGCCGAACCTCACCAGCGTCGGAACCATCATCTGGCTGAGTTCCGAGCTGATGTTCTTCGCGGCCCTCTTCGCGATGTACTTCACCCTCCGATCGGTGACCGGTCCCGAGTTCTGGAAGGAGAAGGCAGACTTCCTGAACCTCCCGTTCTCGGCGACGAACACCACGATCCTGGTGCTCTCCTCCCTCACCTGCCAGCTCGGCGTGTTCGCCGCCGAGCGCGGTGACGTGAAGAAGCTCCGGATGTGGTTCATCGTCACGTTCGTGATGGGTGCGATCTTCATCGGCGGTCAGGTCTACGAGTACACCGAGCTGGTGAAGCACGAGGGCCTCTCGCTCTCCTCGGACCCGTACGGCTCGGTCTTCTACCTGACCACCGGTTTCCACGGTCTGCACGTGACGGGCGGCCTCATCGCCTTCCTGTTCGTCCTCGGCCGTACCTACGCGGCCAAGAGGTTCACGCACGAGCAGGCGACCGCAGCCATCGTCGTGTCCTACTACTGGCACTTCGTCGATGTCGTCTGGATCGGCCTCTTTGCCACGATCTACCTGATCAAGTAG
- a CDS encoding L,D-transpeptidase: protein MSQTPRTRTVISCTLLVVALTAGGTACSSEGSPLSAAPYDAADQISFNGPSGDGKKADPDKPLEVTAEDDDGRITDVTALDGTGRYVAGELSADGTRWHSTSPLAASAHYTVRVSTEDEDGAPGRKVLAFDTGKPLTKKRLKVTFGPKAGTYGVGQPITAELSKPVKDKAQRAIVERALKVDSMPAVEGAWHWVDDKELHYRPKEYWPSKATIQVRSNLDGIKISDRLWGGKVKPLKLTTGDRVIAVTDASSHSMTVYKNGKAINDIPVTTGKPGFETRNGVKVVLGKEYFVRMRGTSIGISEGSSESYDLPVYYATRVTWSGEYVHAAPWSVGSQGYANVSHGCTGMSTGNAEWFFDHVREGDVVKVVNSYGDTMETFGNGFGDWNLGWKKWRNGSALVGGSPDGPRPEEKARLRPESV from the coding sequence ATGAGCCAGACTCCGCGTACACGCACCGTCATCTCCTGCACGCTGCTGGTGGTCGCCCTGACCGCCGGCGGCACCGCCTGCAGCAGCGAGGGCAGCCCGCTGTCGGCGGCGCCGTACGACGCGGCGGACCAGATCTCCTTCAACGGCCCCTCGGGCGACGGCAAGAAGGCCGACCCGGACAAGCCCCTGGAAGTCACCGCCGAGGACGACGACGGCCGCATCACGGACGTCACGGCCCTGGACGGGACAGGACGCTATGTGGCGGGCGAACTCTCCGCCGACGGCACCCGCTGGCACAGCACCAGCCCGCTGGCGGCCAGCGCCCACTACACGGTGCGGGTGAGCACCGAGGACGAGGACGGGGCGCCCGGCCGCAAGGTCCTCGCCTTCGACACCGGCAAGCCCCTCACCAAGAAGCGCCTGAAGGTCACCTTCGGCCCCAAGGCGGGCACGTACGGCGTCGGCCAGCCCATCACGGCCGAACTCAGCAAGCCGGTCAAGGACAAGGCGCAGCGGGCCATCGTGGAGCGCGCGCTCAAGGTCGACTCGATGCCCGCCGTGGAAGGCGCTTGGCACTGGGTGGACGACAAGGAGCTCCACTACCGGCCCAAGGAGTACTGGCCCAGCAAGGCCACCATCCAGGTTCGAAGCAATCTGGACGGAATCAAGATCAGCGACCGGCTGTGGGGCGGCAAGGTCAAGCCCCTCAAGCTGACCACGGGCGACCGGGTCATCGCCGTCACGGACGCGTCCTCGCACTCCATGACGGTCTACAAGAACGGCAAGGCGATCAACGACATCCCGGTCACCACCGGGAAGCCCGGCTTCGAGACCCGCAACGGCGTCAAGGTCGTACTCGGCAAGGAGTACTTCGTACGGATGCGCGGCACCAGCATCGGTATCTCCGAGGGCTCCTCGGAGTCGTACGACCTGCCCGTCTACTACGCCACCCGCGTCACCTGGAGCGGCGAGTACGTGCACGCCGCGCCCTGGTCGGTGGGGTCACAGGGCTACGCCAACGTCAGCCACGGCTGCACGGGCATGAGCACCGGCAACGCCGAGTGGTTCTTCGACCACGTCCGTGAGGGTGACGTCGTGAAGGTCGTGAACTCCTACGGCGACACCATGGAGACCTTCGGCAACGGCTTCGGGGACTGGAACCTCGGCTGGAAGAAGTGGCGCAACGGCAGCGCCCTGGTGGGCGGAAGCCCCGACGGCCCCCGCCCGGAGGAGAAGGCGAGACTGCGTCCCGAATCGGTCTGA
- a CDS encoding cytochrome c oxidase subunit 4, with protein MKVQGWMFMWLSVFVLAMAVVYGVWSKEPAGTTALFLAFGLCIMIGFYLGFTAKRVDVGAQDNKEADVADDAGEIGFFSPHSWQPLSLAIGGALAFLSIAIGWWLMYFSAPLLMIGLWGWVFEYYRGENRTQ; from the coding sequence GTGAAGGTCCAAGGCTGGATGTTCATGTGGCTGAGCGTCTTCGTGCTCGCCATGGCGGTTGTCTACGGCGTGTGGTCGAAGGAGCCTGCCGGTACCACGGCGCTCTTCCTGGCCTTCGGCCTGTGCATCATGATCGGCTTCTACCTGGGCTTCACGGCCAAGCGGGTCGACGTCGGTGCGCAGGACAACAAGGAGGCGGACGTCGCGGACGACGCCGGCGAGATCGGGTTCTTCAGCCCGCACAGCTGGCAGCCGCTGTCGCTCGCCATCGGTGGCGCGCTGGCGTTCCTGTCGATCGCGATCGGCTGGTGGCTGATGTACTTCTCGGCGCCGCTGCTCATGATCGGTCTGTGGGGCTGGGTCTTCGAGTACTACCGCGGTGAGAACCGCACCCAGTAG
- the ctaD gene encoding aa3-type cytochrome oxidase subunit I: MSILNEPQGAAAGSHYEDELPVRRKQPGNVVIKWLTTTDHKTIGTLYLVTSFAFFCIGGLLALFMRAELARPGLQIMSNEQFNQAFTMHGTIMLLMFATPLFAGFANWIMPLQIGAPDVAFPRLNMFAYWLYLFGSLIAVGGFLTPQGAADFGWFAYSPLSDAVRSPGIGADLWIMGLAFSGFGTILGSVNFITTIICMRAPGMTMFRMPIFVWNVLLTAVLVLLAFPVLAAALFALEADRKFGAHVFDSANGGALLWQHLFWFFGHPEVYIIALPFFGIISEVIPVFSRKPMFGYMGLVAATISIAGLSVTVWAHHMYVTGGVLLPFFSFMTFLIAVPTGVKFFNWIGTMWKGSLSFETPMLWATGFLITFTFGGLTGVILASPPMDFHVSDSYFVVAHFHYVVFGTVVFAMFSGFHFWWPKMTGKMLDERLGKITFWTLFIGFHGTFLVQHWLGAEGMPRRYADYLNADGFTALNTISTISSFVLGASILPFFYNVWKTAKYGKKVEVDDPWGYGRSLEWATSCPPPRHNFLTLPRIRSESPAFDLHHPEIAALDQLENAPHGEKALAGGKEAGK, encoded by the coding sequence GTGAGCATCCTCAACGAACCCCAGGGTGCCGCGGCAGGGTCCCACTACGAGGACGAACTGCCGGTCCGGCGCAAGCAGCCCGGCAACGTCGTGATCAAGTGGCTCACCACCACTGACCACAAGACGATCGGGACGCTGTATCTGGTCACGTCGTTCGCGTTCTTCTGCATCGGTGGTCTGCTGGCGCTGTTCATGCGCGCCGAGCTGGCCCGTCCCGGTCTGCAGATCATGTCGAACGAGCAGTTCAACCAGGCGTTCACGATGCACGGCACGATCATGCTGCTGATGTTCGCGACGCCGCTGTTCGCCGGTTTCGCGAACTGGATCATGCCGCTGCAGATCGGCGCGCCGGACGTGGCCTTCCCCCGGCTGAACATGTTCGCCTACTGGCTGTACCTGTTCGGCTCGCTCATCGCGGTCGGTGGCTTCCTCACCCCGCAGGGCGCGGCCGACTTCGGCTGGTTCGCCTACAGCCCGCTGTCCGACGCGGTCCGCAGCCCCGGCATCGGCGCCGACCTGTGGATCATGGGTCTGGCCTTCTCCGGCTTCGGCACCATCCTCGGCTCGGTCAACTTCATCACCACGATCATCTGCATGCGCGCACCCGGCATGACCATGTTCCGCATGCCGATCTTCGTGTGGAACGTGCTGCTGACCGCGGTGCTGGTCCTGCTGGCCTTCCCGGTCCTGGCGGCCGCGCTGTTCGCCCTGGAGGCGGACCGCAAGTTCGGTGCGCATGTCTTCGACTCCGCCAACGGCGGGGCCTTGCTATGGCAACACCTCTTCTGGTTCTTCGGCCATCCAGAGGTGTACATCATCGCGCTACCGTTCTTCGGCATCATCTCCGAAGTGATCCCGGTCTTCTCCCGTAAGCCGATGTTCGGCTACATGGGCCTGGTCGCCGCGACGATCTCCATCGCCGGTCTGTCCGTGACGGTGTGGGCACACCACATGTACGTCACCGGCGGCGTGCTCCTGCCGTTCTTCTCCTTCATGACGTTCCTCATCGCCGTGCCAACGGGTGTGAAGTTCTTCAACTGGATCGGAACGATGTGGAAGGGCTCGTTGTCCTTCGAGACACCGATGCTCTGGGCCACCGGCTTCCTGATCACCTTCACCTTCGGCGGTCTGACCGGTGTCATCCTGGCCTCGCCGCCGATGGACTTCCACGTCTCGGACTCGTACTTCGTGGTGGCGCACTTCCACTACGTGGTGTTCGGCACCGTCGTCTTCGCGATGTTCTCCGGCTTCCACTTCTGGTGGCCGAAGATGACCGGCAAGATGCTCGACGAGCGCCTCGGCAAGATCACCTTCTGGACGCTGTTCATCGGCTTCCACGGCACCTTCCTGGTCCAGCACTGGCTGGGTGCCGAGGGCATGCCGCGTCGTTACGCGGACTACCTGAACGCCGACGGATTCACCGCCCTGAACACGATCTCGACGATCAGCTCGTTCGTGCTCGGCGCGTCGATCCTGCCCTTCTTCTACAACGTGTGGAAAACGGCCAAGTACGGCAAGAAGGTCGAGGTCGACGACCCGTGGGGCTACGGCCGCTCGCTCGAGTGGGCGACGTCCTGCCCGCCCCCGCGGCACAACTTCCTCACCCTGCCGCGGATCCGCAGCGAATCCCCGGCGTTCGACCTGCATCACCCGGAGATCGCGGCTCTCGACCAGCTCGAGAACGCGCCTCACGGTGAGAAGGCCCTGGCTGGTGGCAAGGAGGCCGGCAAGTGA
- the ctaC gene encoding aa3-type cytochrome oxidase subunit II: MSPNGSDRSPRRPMRRKLLQAMTAGLVLATATGCTYKDFPRLGMPTPTTEEAPRILSLWQGSWAAALATGVLVWGLILWSAMFHRRSRTKVEVPPQTRYNMPIEALYTVVPLIIVSVLFYFTARDESKILSLDKKPDVTVNVVGFQWSWGFNYIENVDGSTGDAKTDENLDAIPQRFKDQFPAAAGGVYDVGTPGTRNPQTNNPGPTLWLPKGKTVRFILTSRDVIHSFWVVPFLMKQDVIPGHTNSFQVTPNKEGTFLGKCAELCGVDHSRMLFNVKVVSPERYEQHLKELAEKGQTGYVPAGIEQTAHEKNRETNNL, translated from the coding sequence GTGAGTCCCAACGGCTCCGACCGCTCGCCGCGGCGCCCGATGCGGCGGAAGCTGCTGCAGGCAATGACCGCGGGCCTGGTCCTGGCGACCGCGACCGGTTGCACATACAAGGACTTCCCCCGCCTTGGTATGCCCACCCCCACCACCGAAGAGGCTCCGCGGATCCTCTCTCTGTGGCAGGGCTCGTGGGCGGCCGCGCTCGCCACCGGCGTGCTGGTCTGGGGCTTGATCCTGTGGAGCGCCATGTTCCACCGGCGCAGCCGCACCAAGGTCGAGGTTCCTCCGCAGACCCGGTACAACATGCCCATCGAGGCGCTGTACACGGTGGTCCCCCTCATCATCGTCTCGGTGCTCTTCTACTTCACGGCTCGTGACGAGTCGAAGATCCTGAGCCTCGACAAGAAGCCCGACGTCACCGTCAATGTCGTCGGCTTCCAGTGGAGCTGGGGCTTCAACTACATCGAGAACGTCGACGGTTCCACCGGTGACGCGAAGACCGACGAGAACCTGGACGCGATCCCGCAGCGGTTCAAGGACCAGTTCCCGGCCGCCGCCGGCGGTGTCTACGACGTCGGTACGCCCGGCACGCGGAACCCGCAGACCAACAACCCGGGCCCGACGCTCTGGCTCCCCAAGGGCAAGACGGTCCGCTTCATCCTCACCTCGCGTGACGTCATCCACTCCTTCTGGGTGGTGCCGTTCCTGATGAAGCAGGACGTCATCCCGGGGCACACCAACTCCTTCCAGGTGACCCCCAACAAGGAGGGCACCTTCCTGGGCAAGTGTGCCGAGCTCTGCGGCGTCGACCATTCCCGAATGCTGTTCAACGTGAAGGTCGTCTCGCCCGAGCGCTACGAGCAGCACCTCAAGGAACTCGCCGAGAAGGGGCAGACCGGTTACGTTCCCGCGGGCATCGAGCAGACCGCCCACGAGAAGAACCGGGAGACGAACAACCTGTGA
- a CDS encoding cysteine desulfurase/sulfurtransferase TusA family protein encodes MSYFDAASSAPLHPVARQALLASLDEGWADPARLYREGRRARLLLDAAREAAAEAVGCRPDELTFTSSGTRAVHTGIAGVLAARRRVGGHLIVSAVEHSSVLHSAEVHEREGGSVDRVTVERSGRVDPSAYAALLRKDTALACLQSANHEVGTEQPVAAVAEACRAAGVPLFVDAAQSLGWGTVEGDWSLLAASAHKWGGPSGVGLLVVRKGVRFAAQGPVDERESGRAPGFENLPGIVAAAASLRAVRAEAAQEAARLRELTERIRVRVPRLVPDVEVVGDPERRLPGIVTFSCLYVDGETLLHELDREGFSVSSGSSCTSSTLTPSHVLKAMGVLSEGNVRVSLPRGATAEDVERFLAVLPGAVSGVREKLGAPTPVAVMKKDELVVDALGKRCPIPVIELAKVIGDVPVGGLVRVLSDDEAARLDIPAWCEMREQDYVGEEPAEKGTAYLVRRSS; translated from the coding sequence GTGTCCTACTTCGACGCTGCTTCCAGCGCGCCCCTTCATCCCGTCGCTCGTCAGGCGCTGTTGGCCTCCCTGGACGAAGGGTGGGCTGATCCCGCGCGGTTGTATCGAGAGGGGCGGCGGGCCCGGCTGCTGCTGGATGCCGCTCGGGAAGCCGCTGCCGAGGCTGTCGGGTGTCGTCCTGATGAGCTGACCTTCACCTCGTCCGGCACACGGGCCGTACACACCGGAATCGCGGGGGTTCTGGCTGCGCGGCGGCGCGTCGGGGGTCACCTGATCGTGTCAGCGGTTGAACATTCATCCGTGCTCCATTCGGCCGAAGTGCACGAGAGGGAGGGCGGTTCGGTCGATCGGGTGACGGTCGAGCGGTCGGGGAGGGTGGATCCCTCGGCCTACGCCGCTCTGCTCCGGAAGGACACCGCGCTGGCCTGTCTCCAGTCGGCCAACCACGAGGTGGGGACGGAGCAGCCGGTCGCCGCCGTGGCCGAGGCCTGCCGGGCGGCCGGGGTGCCGTTGTTCGTGGACGCGGCCCAGTCGCTCGGGTGGGGGACGGTCGAGGGTGACTGGTCGTTGCTGGCGGCCAGTGCGCACAAGTGGGGCGGGCCGTCCGGGGTCGGGCTGCTCGTCGTACGGAAAGGCGTGCGGTTCGCCGCTCAAGGGCCCGTGGACGAGCGGGAGTCGGGGCGGGCGCCGGGGTTCGAGAATCTGCCGGGCATCGTCGCGGCGGCGGCCTCGCTGCGGGCCGTGCGGGCCGAGGCGGCCCAAGAGGCGGCACGGCTGCGGGAGCTGACGGAGCGGATCCGGGTGCGGGTGCCGCGGCTGGTGCCGGATGTGGAGGTGGTGGGGGATCCGGAGCGGCGGTTGCCCGGGATCGTCACCTTCTCCTGTCTCTATGTCGACGGGGAGACACTGCTGCACGAGCTGGACCGGGAGGGTTTCTCCGTTTCGTCCGGCTCGTCCTGCACGAGCAGCACGCTGACGCCCAGCCATGTGCTGAAGGCGATGGGAGTGCTGAGTGAGGGGAATGTGCGGGTCTCGTTGCCACGAGGAGCGACGGCGGAGGATGTGGAGAGGTTCCTCGCCGTGCTGCCGGGGGCGGTGTCGGGGGTACGCGAGAAGCTGGGCGCGCCGACGCCGGTGGCGGTCATGAAGAAGGACGAGCTCGTCGTCGACGCCCTGGGCAAGCGGTGCCCGATCCCCGTGATCGAGCTCGCGAAGGTCATCGGGGACGTCCCGGTCGGCGGCCTCGTCCGGGTCCTCTCGGACGACGAGGCAGCACGACTGGACATCCCCGCGTGGTGCGAGATGCGCGAGCAGGACTACGTAGGCGAAGAACCGGCGGAAAAAGGAACGGCGTACCTAGTCCGCCGGTCAAGCTGA
- a CDS encoding carbohydrate kinase family protein — MRIAVTGSIATDHLMTFPGRFADQLVADQLHTVSLSFLVDNLDVRRGGVGANIAFGMGQLGTAPILIGAAGFDFDEYRAWLDRHGVDTASVRISETLHTARFVCTTDADHNQIGSFYTGAMSEARLIELKTVADRVGGLDLVLIGADDPEAMLRHTEECRSRGIPFAADFSQQIARMNGDEIRILLDGATYLFSNEYEKGLIESKTGWTDEEILAKVGHRVTTLGSRGVRIERVGMDPIEVGCAEEERKADPTGVGDAFRAGFLSGLAWGVSLERAAQVGCMLATLVIETVGTQEYQLRRGHFMERFTKAYGHEAAAEVQGYLG, encoded by the coding sequence GTGCGCATCGCAGTCACCGGCTCCATCGCCACCGACCACCTCATGACCTTCCCCGGCCGCTTCGCCGACCAGCTCGTCGCGGACCAGCTGCACACGGTCTCGCTCTCCTTCCTGGTCGACAATCTGGACGTACGCCGGGGCGGCGTAGGCGCGAACATCGCCTTCGGTATGGGCCAGCTCGGCACCGCCCCGATCCTGATCGGCGCCGCGGGTTTCGACTTCGACGAGTACCGCGCCTGGCTGGACCGCCATGGCGTCGACACCGCGTCCGTCCGTATCTCCGAGACGCTGCACACCGCGCGCTTCGTCTGCACCACCGACGCCGACCACAACCAGATCGGCTCCTTCTACACCGGTGCGATGAGCGAGGCCCGCCTCATCGAGCTGAAGACCGTCGCCGACCGCGTGGGCGGCCTCGACCTGGTCCTCATCGGCGCCGACGACCCCGAGGCGATGCTCCGGCACACGGAGGAGTGCCGGTCGCGCGGCATTCCGTTCGCCGCGGACTTCTCCCAGCAGATCGCCCGGATGAACGGCGACGAGATCCGGATACTGCTGGACGGCGCGACGTACCTGTTCTCCAACGAGTACGAGAAGGGCCTCATCGAGTCGAAGACCGGCTGGACCGACGAGGAGATCCTCGCCAAGGTCGGCCACCGGGTCACCACGCTGGGCTCGCGCGGTGTCCGTATCGAGCGGGTCGGCATGGACCCGATCGAGGTCGGCTGCGCGGAGGAGGAGCGCAAGGCGGATCCCACGGGCGTGGGCGACGCGTTCCGCGCGGGGTTCCTGTCGGGACTGGCGTGGGGGGTGTCGCTGGAGCGTGCGGCGCAGGTCGGGTGCATGCTGGCGACGCTCGTCATCGAGACGGTGGGTACGCAGGAGTACCAGCTGCGTCGGGGGCACTTCATGGAGCGGTTCACCAAGGCGTACGGGCATGAGGCCGCGGCCGAGGTCCAGGGGTACCTGGGCTGA
- a CDS encoding iron-sulfur cluster assembly accessory protein codes for MSVSDEKTTVSDGILLSDAAAAKVKALLDQEGREDLALRVAVQPGGCSGLRYQLFFDERSLDGDVVKDFGGVKVVTDRMSAPYLGGASIDFVDTIEKQGFTIDNPNATGSCACGDSFN; via the coding sequence ATGTCCGTATCGGACGAGAAGACCACTGTCAGCGACGGCATCCTCCTGTCCGACGCCGCCGCGGCGAAGGTCAAGGCCCTGCTCGACCAGGAAGGCCGTGAGGACCTGGCCCTGCGCGTGGCCGTTCAGCCCGGTGGCTGCTCGGGCCTGCGCTACCAGCTCTTCTTCGACGAGCGCTCCCTCGACGGCGATGTCGTCAAGGACTTCGGCGGAGTCAAGGTCGTCACCGACCGCATGAGCGCCCCCTACCTCGGCGGTGCGTCGATCGACTTCGTCGACACCATCGAGAAGCAGGGCTTCACGATCGACAACCCGAACGCGACGGGCTCCTGCGCCTGCGGCGACTCGTTCAACTAG